A stretch of DNA from Lodderomyces elongisporus chromosome 4, complete sequence:
TCGatataaatttttcaatttctcatcCTTTGAGACTGTGACTTTATCAGGTTCTCTATTGAGGCCAAGCATATAGCTCATTGCAATTAAATTACATGTCTTGATATGACTATCGCCGCCATCGCGGCCATCGCCTTCTTCAGGAGCATAAGTTCGATAGAGCCTGAGGTATATTGCGCATTGTAATGTGGGAATACAGACTTGTCCcaatttttccaaatgATGATAACAAGCCAGTGCAATATCCGCTGTATCAATGTTAACTGGGTTTAGAAGAAGATACTTTTTCTCAGCAACTTCCCCAGTGGGTGCCGGGTCTGTTAATACCTTTTCATTATGAAAGCCACGATTGTGAAACAAGGACAAATATGATAAACGAAGAATAACTAAAAGAATCCCCAAATTAGCAAAATCTATCCGACTACTGATCCTTATTTGAGGTTTCACTTCCTGATACAATTCTGGGCCAATAATGTTTTCAATCGCGGAGACAAATTGGCTCTCAATAATGAATGGCATCATGGGGtacaacaatttcaaaaatcgTTTAAATAATAGCCAGATAACTCGTTTTTTTGGAATGACCGATTGTATTTGTTCGATCAAATTGCTTTCCCGTTCCTTCGCGCCTGTTTGTACACTCAATCCTAAAGCAAAAGTTGTAACATTAAGTTTACCTGATGGATTCTGTACATCTTTGAAAGGCGTAGTAGTAGCGGCATCAGCAAgcggaggaggaggaggaggaggagaagaaagaaaagaagaagaagaagaggaagaagaagaaggagctGTAGTCGATGGTGTTgtgtttgcttttttggttACCGCTGTTGTATCcccactttttctttccttttccccCTCTCCTATCGTTtcattttgattttcttctGTCTTTGCTTCAAAGATGGACAAATTTTCGCCATCCATAAGCAAAGTGGATTTGATCCTCGCATCTTTTGGAAGCATTAATTTCCTTAATGGATCGTATGTGATTCCTATACTTGCTCTCTTGATATTCTCCAACTCTTTTTGCTCAGAAGCATAGCTTCGCAATGCTCGCATGGTTGGCGAAATACGCAATAGGTAGGACCACGATAACGGTGAGAacatttttggtttgttcaAGTCGTTATAATGTGATTTTTCTGATTGAAGTTCAATTGTCTCATCAGATCTGAGGTACGGGTTAATACCGAGTAAAGATCTTTCAGGTCGAGATAATTCAGAAAGACGAAGCTCGCTGGTGACTGACATGTCTGTAGAGTATTCCAATACGGTGTCTGTGGTGACATTTTCCAAAGGAACATAACCTGGCCGTGATTCTTCGTGTGCGGAAAAGATAACATGTCTATACGTattgattgatttgttGTACACTAAATCAGCAGGTTTTGCTGATTGTAGGTGGATCACCTTGTTATTGTTACCTTGTGGTTTGACTAGCTGTTCTTTAAATTGCAGCTCATATGCTTTGACTTTAGCTTGTAAAGCTTCCAACTGAGACTTACCAATCAAAACACATACATCGGGGGAGCGCTCACGTGGGGTACTTTCTAAGAAGTTGTCCTCAATCTTTGTAGCTACCTCTCCTTCATAAGATGCGCCCGAGATTGAAGTTATGGGCAAGGTTTCTACCAaagtttttgttctctttctATCCAGCTCGGCTGATATaccctctttttttaaagactttcttttttgtttcttgtttaatCGCTCATCATATTGACATTGATCAACAATCCCCTTTTTCTGGCAAGTATCACATGGCTTACCTCTCGAACATTTCACTTTCCTTCTCCGGCATGGAAAACACAGTAGACTAGCTCTATTTCTTGTCTTATGGGTAACactatttgtatttgtaacTAAGTctggatttggatttgcATCAGTATGACTATTTTGACCGGGTATTGTAAATTCATCGTGTTGCTGATTGGGTTCTGGATTTTGAtacatttgcaaaaaaaggaaaaggaaaaaaaaaaattcaaaaatcaaaaataagagaacagaaaaaaaaaatcaaaaatcaaaagcaccaaacacaaatttgagtttgaattATAATGTATTCGTCTTTGTCGAGTGAACAGCTATGTATTGACTGATTTAAAGATGCTCAAATAAGATGATAAGGTACTGCTTGTCTATGATGTGGTtggttgtgttgcaaaagaattgaaacaTGTATCTCAAAGatgtttccaaaaaaaaaaaatatatatatatattattacCGAGGGTATTTGGGTAATCGCACAAAATCTAATCTCCGAGAAAAAAACGAGGTCTAGCCGGTCTAAAAGTTGCATTtgtatatatctatatttatatatatttatatttatatattgaTATATGTACCATACATACATTATTATATAACATTACTCTATATTTCTATTTGCTCCATATGATGTAGTATTGACGTCACCTTGGGAGTTGTTAAGTAAGGGCTCTGAAGCAGAAGATGGCCTACTTATACCGGCATTGACACATGCGCTATTGCACAAACTGCTTTCTTCATCTCCTTCGTCatcatttgcaaaatctTTATTgtacaaaaagaattggaTGAATATGGTAAAGTCCAATCCCAAGGTGCCCAAAGATCCTGCAAGCCACGAACTGTTAACCCAGAGATAATGCCAGCTCATATCGATTGACAATATCGAAATGACATATGTCAAATTACCTAAGcatgcaaaaagaaagaacatAAAAGAGATTCCTTCGCATGATTTCCTCTCGTAGTTCAAAACAATTTGTGGAACTCTTGAGACCAAGTAGAGAATGGCACATAGCCAGCCAAAAGTTTGCGCTAACGGGTCGTAAACCAAATCTTGTGGTTTATGAATTTCGCCTGGATGCTTTCTTTGGTGGTCTTGGTCTTTCAAGTAGGAGATGTACCATCCAACAATTCCCGAAACAATGACAATAGCAACCATTAGTGAGTTGAGCAAAAATGTCAGAGTGTTGCTAGATTTAGGTGGGGTTGACACcgatgatgacgacgataatgataatgatgttgatgatgatgctgctggtggtgctggtggtggtggtgctaaAAGTTGTGTATTTGCAGCTTCCAAATCTTCTTGTCTCATATCGGAAGAAGCTCTAGCTGAGCCATTTGCATTGTGGttatgatgatggtggtgatggtgatggtgttCTGGCAAATTTTCATTCATGGGGTTGGCCGGTGACAAATGGTACAAGTCTGGCTTATTCTTAGCTTCATCGGCAACATTGGATGTACCATTTCCATATATTAAACATTGCCATAGTAACACAATATCAGCCAAAGTGTAATACACGGCAAGTACAATCATGGTTGGCAACACCCCTTGAAGCACTGCGCCAAGCACGTTAAACACGTCACCCGCAAGCCATAGTATAATAAATGTTAACGATAAGCCTTCAGATGATTTTCTTGTAAAGTTTTCATAGATTTGTGGAGCGAATACAATGATCCAACATGCGAGGGAGATGGAACCAGTGATCCCGCTAATTGCTTGTGCGTCTAATATGATCGGTGCTGGGGGTGGAATCATCATGggaatccaaaaaaaaaaaaaatgagaaagGGGGAAACGAATATATTTGCACTATTTGTTTCTGAAGTAAAACGACTGATGATGTATCCAACAAGTTTGGCGAGTGAAAGTGGAAAGGAATGTATATAGAAAATGAAACCTGACAGAGAGAAAGTGGAAAAgaattttttatattcttctttcctttaaaattaaaaccaaaaaagaaattagtgggcaaaaaaaaaaggcaatTTCATATTATACATTCTCCACATACACTCTATGGCAACTTTGGGTCAacgtaattttttttttctctttcttccgCTCAACGTTGCGCGAGATGCGGCACTCcgcaattcttttttttttcttttttttgatcaGTACATACTATTGTTGAATTTATGATGACTCaaagtttcttttcttttctcgtctctctctgtctctctctctcctttcccttttcatttttgcaaccaaatggcggaaatcaaaaagaaaaaataaaaaaaaaaagaaaaaagatcaACAACGTGCTACCAAATGAATTCTTTTAActtcattattattttatttgttcaCTCGTAATccatgaaaagaaaacagctGCTGCCGACATGGTTCAATTCCGTTTAAAGAGGCAATAGGTGGAgctttttggttttctttatttttttttgtttctttttttttatttctttatgttttttgttttgcagaaataaaaaaattagggTAAGAGGAGCTATTATACTTGTCCAAAAGAGTGGGGATAGTTACAATGATACGTTTGCGATACATTTACTCTACATTTGCAATACATTTGCAATATATTTACAATACATTTACAATACATTTGCAATACATTTACAATACATTTAAAACTAGACTTATAATATTTCTAAATCAATTTGGATAGAAAACTTTGGCATACAAAGTTCCTATAGTCTTGCTGCTTGGTGTTTAGCACCGTGGATCAACGACTGCTCAATCTCATACAATTTATGGAAAACATCAGCAAAAAACCGTTGCGCAATTGGTCTTCGCAATTTAAAGGTTGGTGTTACGACATCCCTTTCAACTGTCAATGGATTGATTTCAATATGAATATTGTGCAAAAGTTCAAAACCATTTAAATGTTGGCGTACATTGGAATTTAAATGATTGAGAAACTTGGTTTTTGCTTCGACTGAATTCATCTTTTCAAGCATCTCTTTAGGCAGCATCCCAATCTTGTTGAGACCAAAATTCTCATTAAGAAACTTGAGACCTTGTTCGTATTCAAtcccaacaacaccaatcAAGTATGGCTTAAGTGAATTTCCATGAACGTAAAGTTGACTAATTGATGGGTTGTTTGACAAATACCggttttcaactttttccgGTGAGACATATTCTCCTTGCtgcattttgaaaaagttcTTGACGCGGTCAATGATTGTAATTCTGCCGTTGGAGTCCACTGTGGCAATATCTCCAGTATGAAACCATCCCTCCTTGTCAATTGCCTTATCTGTCTCTTCCTGGTTATAATAATATCCTTTGAACATCTGTGGGCCCCTAAGCATAATTTCACCTTGTAGCTTATTTATGTCGTACCCCATATCTGGAACAGCACGCAATCTAAACTCGCCGGTAGGTGAGATGGAGCCGCATGTACCTGGTTTTGCTTCGTATGCGTCAGTACACGTTATTGCAGCACCTGACTCTGTCAATCCATACAATTGTCGCACACCCATGCTTAAGCTGGCCTTGAGATATATCAATGTAGATGCAGCCACTGGTGCTGATGCCGTTTGGACCCAGCGCATCTGATCAAATCCAATAGACTTACGTAAATTTGCATATGGAGGGAAGGAATCAAACTTTGTGTGGAATCCGGTCGAGCCATCAGCTTTACCTTGTTGTTCAATCTTGTACTTTATAATGTCATTAACCGTTTCCTGCTCCTTGGCTGTTAattgtttaatttcttctttaatgAGAGTCTCAATCTTTGTAAGCAACCGTGGTACAATTGACATATATGTCGGTTTAAAGATCTTCAAGTCTTCAATCAtatttgtaaatgtatTAATCTTTGTTTGACCCACTGTAGTTTGTGGAAACCCCAAGTGGTAGCCATTGGTCCATGCAAAAGCACACGTTTCTCGTTCATACAAGTGCGTTAATGGAAGAAGGATGAATGCCTTGTCACCAAGTTGTGCCTGGGGCTGATAAGCAGTGAGAAACGAGATATATGCTGCTGCACATCTATGTGGAATCATTACACCCTTGGGTTTCGACCCAGTGGTACCCGAAGTGAATGACAATGTGAATAACGCATCTGGGCTTGGTGATAATTCATTTATGGGCTGTTCTTGTCCTAATTGC
This window harbors:
- the FAA2_3 gene encoding medium-chain fatty acid-CoA ligase faa2; its protein translation is MGSLYSGHDFTADLAISQLPFKQDIHNSVSNPQLHHDSTNYSKTFRNKVIPNRMIATIHPELDTHAKYFNYAAKKYGNRPCLSARPYNYQQKQSGDQFEAYTYDEVWQRKNNLGAGILRSLLNNPYLNDKLESHRKIKNHMRDWSGYGIPNYLCNNKDQVIEKSCSFILSIFAVNRLEWVLTDLATSSYAITNTALYDTLGPDVSQYILHLTQSPIVVCTSDKVDVLLNLKEKYPKETEALISIVTMDPISTVSEVALSKANALGIQVQDLQQVEQLGQEQPINELSPSPDALFTLSFTSGTTGSKPKGVMIPHRCAAAYISFLTAYQPQAQLGDKAFILLPLTHLYERETCAFAWTNGYHLGFPQTTVGQTKINTFTNMIEDLKIFKPTYMSIVPRLLTKIETLIKEEIKQLTAKEQETVNDIIKYKIEQQGKADGSTGFHTKFDSFPPYANLRKSIGFDQMRWVQTASAPVAASTLIYLKASLSMGVRQLYGLTESGAAITCTDAYEAKPGTCGSISPTGEFRLRAVPDMGYDINKLQGEIMLRGPQMFKGYYYNQEETDKAIDKEGWFHTGDIATVDSNGRITIIDRVKNFFKMQQGEYVSPEKVENRYLSNNPSISQLYVHGNSLKPYLIGVVGIEYEQGLKFLNENFGLNKIGMSPKEMLEKMNSVEAKTKFLNHLNSNVRQHLNGFELLHNIHIEINPLTVERDVVTPTFKLRRPIAQRFFADVFHKLYEIEQSLIHGAKHQAARL
- the RTC2 gene encoding Putative vacuolar membrane transporter for cationic amino acids is translated as MIPPPAPIILDAQAISGITGSISLACWIIVFAPQIYENFTRKSSEGLSLTFIILWLAGDVFNVLGAVLQGVLPTMIVLAVYYTLADIVLLWQCLIYGNGTSNVADEAKNKPDLYHLSPANPMNENLPEHHHHHHHHHNHNANGSARASSDMRQEDLEAANTQLLAPPPPAPPAASSSTSLSLSSSSSVSTPPKSSNTSTFLLNSLMVAIVIVSGIVGWYISYLKDQDHQRKHPGEIHKPQDLVYDPLAQTFGWLCAILYLVSRVPQIVLNYERKSCEGISFMFFLFACLGNLTYVISILSIDMSWHYLWVNSSWLAGSLGTLGLDFTIFIQFFLYNKDFANDDEGDEESSLCNSACVNAGISRPSSASEPLLNNSQGDVNTTSYGANRNIE